In Pantanalinema sp., the following are encoded in one genomic region:
- the nfi gene encoding deoxyribonuclease V (cleaves DNA at apurinic or apyrimidinic sites), translated as MNRPEWIAPQNPTEAVAIQRVLAASVRCRDEVGEVRAIAGVDVSTQRWSDDGFAAIVVLEFPSLEVIEVAQARMRLTMPYIPGLLSFREIPILLAAWERLGTDPDLIVVDGQGRAHPRRFGIASHLGVLLDRPTIGCAKSLLTGVPGMLSPERGSLSALMAGHEQVGYAVRTKDRVNPVYVSCGHRISDETAAQWVLACARGYRLPEPTRQAHLASNALRRRLTT; from the coding sequence GTGAATCGGCCCGAGTGGATCGCCCCGCAAAACCCCACCGAGGCCGTCGCGATCCAGCGCGTCCTGGCAGCAAGCGTGCGCTGCCGAGACGAGGTGGGCGAGGTCCGCGCCATCGCCGGGGTGGACGTCTCGACCCAGCGATGGAGCGACGACGGGTTCGCGGCCATCGTCGTGCTCGAATTTCCCTCCCTGGAGGTGATCGAGGTGGCCCAGGCCCGGATGCGGCTGACGATGCCCTACATCCCCGGCCTGCTCTCCTTTCGCGAGATCCCCATCCTGCTCGCGGCCTGGGAGCGGCTCGGGACCGACCCCGACCTGATCGTGGTGGACGGGCAGGGCCGTGCGCATCCGCGCCGCTTCGGGATCGCGAGCCACCTGGGGGTCCTGCTGGACCGGCCGACCATCGGCTGCGCCAAGAGCTTGCTGACGGGTGTTCCGGGGATGCTCTCGCCCGAGCGCGGGAGCCTCTCTGCGCTGATGGCCGGGCACGAGCAGGTGGGCTACGCGGTGCGGACCAAGGATCGCGTCAATCCGGTCTACGTCTCGTGCGGGCACCGGATCTCGGACGAGACGGCCGCGCAGTGGGTGCTCGCCTGCGCCCGCGGGTACCGCCTGCCCGAGCCCACCCGCCAGGCCCACCTGGCCTCCAACGCCCTTCGCCGGCGCCTGACGACGTGA